DNA sequence from the Pungitius pungitius chromosome 16, fPunPun2.1, whole genome shotgun sequence genome:
aggacgttttattcaaatatatatgtcACGATCGTGTCTGAGAGTCATGTGACTTCTGGCCTCATGTGACGTCATACCGCAGGGAATCACTTCCTCCTTCAACAGAAACTGAACGTTCATTCAGGAGGATTTGTGAGTTATGTTTGTTGTTTAATCTAATTCTCACCGACAAATGAATAAAGCCTTTAACATTTATTAGTCCGATTTAACCCTGAAACcaaaatgacaacaaacaaatgatAAAAAGAATTAATGATCAATATCACCGCAGATAAACAGTGACTCACTATTTCATGACAGAACCAAAACATGCAGATAGTTATCAGTAATGTAATTgattgatgccccccccccaggccatgCTGGGCATCTTCTTCAGCGCCAAGTCGGCCGTGTTGATCGAGGACGTCCCGTTCACCGAGGAGGACATACGCAACGAGTGAGtcgcattttatttctttaaaactcTTCTGTATTGAATGagcaggacttttattttgaagggacaggaATGAAACACTAATGATCACATGTTGTTGCCCGCAGTAAAAACCCTCCTCAGAACATCTATGGCCTCTACAACCAGGTCGGCATCAACTGCTTCATCGCCGCCGCCATCTACGTGG
Encoded proteins:
- the rnasekb gene encoding ribonuclease kappa-B; the encoded protein is MPSLLFCGPKMAACGIVISIWGVIMLAMLGIFFSAKSAVLIEDVPFTEEDIRNDKNPPQNIYGLYNQVGINCFIAAAIYVAVGAVSLCQVRLNKRQEYMVT